The Paramisgurnus dabryanus chromosome 17, PD_genome_1.1, whole genome shotgun sequence genome includes the window aaaaataatactttgctGGGCCCAGTTAAGCTGAAATCAGTGCAGCTAACACAAGATCTTAGTACCAAGAAGTCCTCAAATATTTTAACATAGTAAATTATGTGGAGTAATATTAATCTGGTCTCCTTATCGGTTGCAACCTCAAATAATACCTCTCTAAATAATACTTAAAACATCACAAGCAAGTCATTTTCCAAGTTctataaaacaaataacaggtAAAAATTGAAAATGGCAAAGTATCAATGATGTATTAAGCAGAGGGCATCACAGGACTTGGTTTAATGACCAAGATGTTTTGAGTCATACTGAACCCCTCAGTGTCCATTTTGTTTAAGTCTCTCTAGTCTTTGTAGCAAAGCATTTCCAAATGCCTCCCTGTAACCAGGACTTAAGGAATCCAACAGTGAGTAAACAGTCTCATGATACTGGGTGCTCAAACCGTCATCGACCTGATCAAAGGTGTGTCCCACCACCTAAAAAATAACAGATGGTTTTAGAACATGGTAGAAATTATTCCACAGGTTAAAGTACAAGCCTAGATCAACACATCCCTCACTCCATTACCCATCAATGCTTGAGAAAACAGTAAATTGTCAATATAATGATCAATGTCGTAATAAAACTTGTTTTGTCCAGATCTACACCACTGGAGACTTTTTCTTCGTTTTATCACTCACCCTCAACCCAGCCTCGGTGAGCTCCAAGCAATACCGGTGTCCCTCTCTGGTTTCGACGTTAATATACGCAACATCCACTCCACTGGTAAGACTGTGAGAGACGTACATGGTTGTTACGGCGAAGAGCACATCGTTGACCACCGCCTCAGCTTCCAGCCTCATATCTTTAACATCTGTCAGCTCCACACAGCGTTCCTCATAGGCACACTTGGACAGGTCCTCTGGTTTACAGTCCACTTCCATTCCCTAAAACAACAGTGTGCATTCAGATGATCGAATACAAAACTAAAGAACTGCGGAGACGAACTGCATTTTCATAAACATCTGACGTCGTCTGATCACGAGGGGGCGCGAGCGACCGCTGATAAAATGATGCTAACGTCTCTGACTCATGCTGCAAGTTGAAGTACCAAACCAAAATACGTAGTCTTAGTAAGAATACAGTTTTTGGAGGAATCAGATATGATAAATTAACAGGTGGGGTGTACGATATCGATTCTAAAGTGTACGTTTTAATAAGCTTATAAAAACCTATAACATAACGTTAAAGAGCTAGCCGTCTAAGCTGCTGTAGTGTAAAACGGTGACATTAGTTGATACGATTTCAAAAATCGTGCGGAGACACAATCCACCCATTTGTTATTAGATCATAAAAGTTTGCAGTGGttgttaataattatttattatagcaaTTTTGTACTAACCTCCTCCTCCAGGGGTAATTCGTCAGAACACTTCCGGCTCATGCCGGTGTCGGTGTCGGTGTCAGTGCGGTGTGCTCATCAGCGTCAATTATGCACAGCAGTTGCGCAGTGCATAAAGGCGTATCCTCAACAGCatgagattataaaaaaatctgcgGTGTATGAAgatgcatattttacagtatacatatatgccacaaaaattatttgaaaatgaaaaaggtttatatttttataatgaatAATACTTCATTATGTAACTGTGCGTGTGAGCTTTGGGGGCGGCGGCTTCCAGAGCATTCTGTATTCTTAATAAAACCGAtgcaatttttaataaaataaatatagttATTAAAATTATACTAACGTATAGTATTATTGCTATAAAGGTAATTAACAGGTTTTGTAACACCTTTAGCATTGTATTCTTAAATGTGAGAGTTTATAACAGTTGTTCATAGATATGCGTAACTCTAATAAACATATTcgaattaatattttaaatcgCATTCAAAGAAATCTACGTCGGTTTTAACAAGGAAGATTTAAGAATTTAAATTTAGCCTTCGTCATTTGGGTCTTTTCAACGCGCTATGTGCGGTTAACTGTTTGCCTACAGAAACTCACACACAGAAAATGCACAACTACAGCACAAAACGACTTAAAAAATCTGACACCACACATTAGATCATCTAAATCCATTATACTATATAATTTAAAGAGACTTACcataaacaaaacacatttgCTTAACATATGCTTTTAAACGACGTTTTTCCTCCCGTAAAAGATACTCTCCTCTAGCTGCGTGGCTAACTAAGCTGTACAATGTCTGCGCAGAGCGGTTGCTCGTGAACACACCGCGCATGAGAGTGCGCAGTCACAAGCGTGTTTGTAAACACTATCATTGGCCTCATTTAAAGATATAGATAGTGATGCTGCTTTCATGCGACCCGACGGCAGCATATAATGCACCCAAAGCCCAGAATCTCCAGTTTAATATAGATACTATTATTACGCGATGCTTTAGCTGAACAGACAAACGTGAATAAAATATTAAGGATTGCGTTTAGCCAGCATGCTAGTTCGCCCAAAGCTAAGGAACAACGGTTAGTCAGCTATTTTTAACACAGGTGAGATATTTCACTTTAACATATCTTATTTTGAGTAAGGCCGACGCATGCTGTCACTTTTTAAACGTTTTATTGTTGCATCATGATCTAGTATTGTTGACAGGCAAACAAACTGACCAACATTAGCAAACGCTGGTTACTAAATACTGTAATTCCAGACAGCAGTATCATGCAAAGGCAGATGCATACGAGATGTAGTCTTTTAAAATTTGTTTAATATCGCCACGCTTTTCTGATATTGTAGTGTAGTGATTGGTTGTCATTTTCTGTTTGACATTCAGACTTTATGTGGATTGAGAGTAAGTATTAGTGTATGGGTTAGTTGTAATGCAGATATGATTGATCAAGCAGTAAAATCAGTTTGATGGCAGAATTAGTCATCTAGAATCAGGTCTTGTATTTATACTTAGTCATTATTATCAACAACCTTTCCACATAAACCAGACTGTTCACTCTGTAGTATTTAGTAAAACAATGTGACAAGTTGTCAGATTGCCAGTACTATTTTAAACGGCAGAAGTCGTTGCATTTTATGTACTATGAACAGTATGTGTATCATTTCATCATTAGTTTACAGTAACAACATTTAACTGCACCATTTAGTCTCTGCCTTCCTAAAGTTTAAAGATAATTCTAGCAAAAAGCTCTTATGGCTGGTTAATGTTTGTCCCAGTCTTTTGCTTAGTAAAATGCCCTGGATTTTCCTGTTTTAGTACATGCTAATCTCAAGCACGGGTCAAGATGCCATGGCCATTTTCTGAATCTATTAAGAAGCGGGCATGCAGGTACCTGCTGCACCGCTATCTTGGCAATTTCCTCCAAGAGAAGCTTAGTTTGGACCAGCTTAGTCTGGATCTCTATCAAGGCACAGGGTCGCTCGCTCAAGTGCCACTCGACAAATGGGTAAGTCTTTAGTTTTGTGGTGTTGCCACTACAAATCCCCATTTGACATTTGCTTCTTAATTATAAAGCCATCA containing:
- the gskip gene encoding GSK3-beta interaction protein isoform X1, producing the protein MSRKCSDELPLEEEGMEVDCKPEDLSKCAYEERCVELTDVKDMRLEAEAVVNDVLFAVTTMYVSHSLTSGVDVAYINVETREGHRYCLELTEAGLRVVGHTFDQVDDGLSTQYHETVYSLLDSLSPGYREAFGNALLQRLERLKQNGH
- the gskip gene encoding GSK3-beta interaction protein isoform X2 — translated: MLSKCVLFMGMEVDCKPEDLSKCAYEERCVELTDVKDMRLEAEAVVNDVLFAVTTMYVSHSLTSGVDVAYINVETREGHRYCLELTEAGLRVVGHTFDQVDDGLSTQYHETVYSLLDSLSPGYREAFGNALLQRLERLKQNGH